Proteins from a genomic interval of Oscillatoria salina IIICB1:
- a CDS encoding pentapeptide repeat-containing protein: MHYQEFLALYATGKRDFCRTNLTGANLIGADLNNINLNDAILSGADLSGVNLTNASLFGVNLRGANLSNANLSNADLRGANLFFAKLNNANLQNVNLFRADLCRANLSASDLTRANLSNADLSSVDLSYSCLESAIFCDANLRSANLSSANLSYANLSGATLIQAIICQANLQKANLNLCNLAYAKLTKADLRQADLSDSNLAGIDIDEVDLAGAKLSGTVLDTNLLLQKNSRQVIANLT, from the coding sequence AATTTAATTGGAGCCGACTTAAACAATATTAACTTAAATGATGCTATCCTGTCTGGCGCTGATTTATCTGGTGTTAATCTAACTAATGCTAGCTTATTCGGGGTTAATCTGCGCGGTGCTAATCTTAGTAATGCTAATCTTAGTAATGCTGATTTGCGCGGTGCAAACCTTTTTTTTGCTAAATTGAATAACGCCAATCTGCAAAATGTTAATTTATTTCGTGCAGATTTGTGTCGGGCAAATTTATCTGCTAGCGATCTAACTCGTGCTAATCTCAGTAATGCTGACCTGAGTAGTGTTGATTTAAGTTATTCTTGTTTAGAATCTGCTATTTTTTGCGATGCAAATTTGCGTAGTGCTAACCTCAGTAGCGCTAATTTAAGTTATGCTAACCTGTCTGGTGCAACGTTAATACAAGCGATTATTTGTCAAGCAAATTTACAAAAAGCTAATTTAAATTTATGTAATTTAGCTTATGCAAAACTTACTAAAGCCGATTTACGCCAGGCTGATTTAAGTGACTCTAATTTAGCGGGAATTGATATAGATGAAGTTGATTTAGCAGGTGCAAAATTAAGCGGGACAGTTCTCGATACCAATCTTTTATTGCAAAAAAATTCTCGTCAAGTAATTGCTAATCTAACTTAA